The Nocardioides sp. S5 genome includes a window with the following:
- a CDS encoding V-type ATP synthase subunit A has protein sequence MSTTPTTMPSTTHGGAPAGSGDQVGTVVRVSGPVLEVAGLPACRLYDVVKVGPQDLPGEVIRLDGALATVQVFEDTSGLRVGDPVTGTGGPLTIELGPGLLGTVFDGTQRPLAALNAEHGIYIPRGADLPGLDRSRTWEFVPSVVAGDRVEAGDELGTVQETTALRHRVLVPPGVRGVVEHVAEGSHRVDEVIARVQGHDVQMLQRWPIRRPRPVRGHQALHRPLLTGQRVLDSLFPIALGGAGIIPGGFGTGKTVLEQAIAKHAEADVVVYVGCGERGNELTEVLEEFPQLSDPRTGRPLMERTVLVANTSNMPVAAREASVYLGITMAEYYRDQGLHAVLLADSTSRWGEALREVSGRLGEIPAEDGYPAYLATRLAAFYERAGLVDCLGSTPRSGSVTVVGAVSPAGGDFSEPVTQNSLRVAGCFWALDASLARSRHFPSINWTRSYTTYRLGEWFDEHVAEDWSRLSAWAVRTLQEEGSLQEVVSLLGVEAVAPPQRVTLRVGRMLREDYLQQNSFDPADASCPPAKQVTMLRLIKSAEEAMTAAVTAGRPVADVVAHPVLRTVAAARGWPVDDTLERHLDDAVSTMHAALTTKERATEERAALTTDEEEQR, from the coding sequence ATGAGCACGACACCCACCACGATGCCGAGCACGACACACGGCGGCGCGCCGGCCGGTTCCGGCGACCAGGTCGGGACGGTGGTGCGGGTCTCGGGCCCAGTCCTCGAGGTCGCTGGCCTACCCGCGTGCCGGCTCTACGACGTGGTCAAGGTCGGCCCGCAGGACCTGCCCGGGGAGGTGATCCGCCTCGACGGCGCCCTGGCCACGGTACAGGTCTTCGAGGACACCTCGGGGCTGCGCGTCGGCGACCCCGTGACCGGCACCGGGGGACCGCTGACCATCGAACTCGGCCCCGGGCTGCTCGGCACCGTGTTCGACGGCACCCAGCGCCCGCTCGCCGCCCTGAACGCCGAACACGGCATCTACATCCCGCGCGGCGCCGACCTGCCCGGCCTCGACCGCTCCCGGACCTGGGAGTTCGTGCCGTCCGTGGTGGCGGGCGACCGCGTGGAGGCGGGCGACGAGCTCGGGACCGTGCAGGAGACCACAGCGCTGCGCCACCGCGTCCTGGTGCCGCCGGGCGTCCGCGGCGTGGTGGAGCACGTCGCGGAGGGGTCGCACCGCGTCGACGAGGTCATCGCCCGCGTCCAGGGCCACGACGTGCAAATGCTGCAACGCTGGCCGATCCGCAGGCCCCGTCCCGTGCGGGGACACCAGGCCCTGCACCGCCCGCTGCTCACCGGCCAGCGGGTCCTCGACAGCCTCTTCCCGATCGCCCTCGGCGGTGCCGGCATCATCCCCGGCGGATTCGGCACCGGCAAGACGGTGCTCGAGCAGGCGATCGCCAAGCACGCCGAGGCCGACGTGGTGGTCTACGTCGGCTGCGGCGAGCGGGGCAACGAGCTGACCGAGGTGCTCGAGGAGTTCCCACAGCTCTCTGACCCGCGCACCGGTCGCCCCCTGATGGAGCGGACCGTGCTCGTGGCCAACACCTCCAACATGCCGGTCGCGGCCCGGGAGGCCAGCGTCTACCTCGGCATCACGATGGCCGAGTACTACCGCGACCAAGGCCTGCACGCCGTCCTGCTCGCCGACTCCACCAGCCGCTGGGGCGAGGCACTGCGCGAGGTGTCGGGTCGTCTCGGCGAGATCCCGGCCGAGGACGGCTACCCCGCCTACCTCGCCACCCGCCTCGCGGCCTTCTATGAGCGCGCCGGGCTCGTCGACTGCCTCGGCTCCACCCCGCGTAGCGGGTCGGTCACCGTCGTCGGCGCCGTGTCGCCCGCAGGCGGGGACTTCTCCGAGCCGGTCACCCAGAACAGCCTGCGCGTGGCCGGATGCTTCTGGGCGCTCGATGCGAGCCTGGCCCGCAGCCGCCACTTCCCGTCGATCAACTGGACACGCAGCTACACCACCTACCGGCTGGGCGAGTGGTTCGACGAGCACGTCGCCGAGGACTGGTCGCGCCTCAGCGCCTGGGCCGTCCGCACGCTGCAGGAGGAAGGGAGCCTGCAGGAGGTGGTCAGCCTCCTGGGCGTGGAGGCGGTAGCGCCGCCCCAGCGAGTCACCCTGCGCGTGGGTCGCATGCTCCGCGAGGACTACCTGCAGCAGAACTCCTTCGACCCCGCCGACGCCAGCTGTCCGCCGGCCAAGCAGGTCACGATGCTGCGACTGATCAAGTCGGCCGAGGAGGCCATGACCGCTGCGGTCACCGCCGGGCGACCCGTCGCCGACGTCGTCGCCCACCCCGTCCTGCGCACGGTCGCCGCAGCACGTGGCTGGCCGGTCGACGACACGCTCGAGCGACACCTCGACGACGCCGTCTCGACCATGCACGCCGCACTCACCACCAAAGAGCGCGCTACTGAGGAGCGCGCGGCACTCACCACCGACGAGGAGGAGCAGCGATGA
- a CDS encoding V-type ATP synthase subunit B produces MTTLDSSKDSPEDTADTITRARDAVAVAPVGILPTIEMRDVRRVAGPLLLVEGAEAVAFGDVVTVVTDDGTERDGQVLEVDRSRAVVQVLGGTEGMGRANVAVRARFRAAVTGVGTDVLGRVLDGAGRPRDGRPEPTAEAYRPVNGLPLNPVARIHPDQFIETGFSAIDGLNTLVRGQKLPVFTAAGLPAAEVAARIAIQARVPGEARHDNQADGTEGVVVVFAAMGVTRREADFFRDQFATSASGHRNVLLLNLADDPTIERLLTPRVALTLAEYLAFEKHLHVLVILTDITAYCEALREIAAAREEMPGRRGYPGYMYTDLASLFERAGRVHGSTGSLTQLSLLTMPDGDITHPIPDLTGYITEGQVVLSRDMAGRGVDPPFDVLPSLSRLMNAGVGAGRTRADHRGLADQLYACYARGVEVRRLVSIVGESGLTAEDRRYLAFARRFEEEFVGQGEARRTITQTLDLGWELLGDFEPDELGRVGADHVAQHHRTTTTTERTESTAKSTTWSQP; encoded by the coding sequence ATGACCACGCTGGACAGCTCCAAAGACAGCCCGGAAGACACCGCGGACACGATCACCCGCGCGCGGGACGCCGTCGCCGTCGCACCCGTGGGCATCCTGCCCACGATCGAGATGCGCGACGTACGCCGGGTGGCCGGGCCGCTGCTGCTGGTCGAGGGCGCCGAGGCCGTAGCGTTCGGCGACGTCGTCACCGTCGTCACCGACGACGGCACGGAACGCGACGGCCAGGTCCTCGAGGTGGACCGCTCCCGCGCGGTGGTTCAGGTGCTCGGCGGCACCGAGGGCATGGGCCGGGCCAACGTCGCCGTGCGCGCGCGGTTCCGCGCAGCGGTCACCGGCGTCGGGACCGACGTACTGGGACGCGTCCTCGACGGTGCCGGGCGTCCGCGGGACGGCCGGCCGGAGCCCACCGCCGAGGCGTACCGGCCGGTGAACGGGCTGCCGCTCAACCCCGTCGCGCGGATCCACCCCGACCAGTTCATCGAGACCGGCTTCTCGGCCATCGATGGCCTCAACACCCTGGTCCGTGGGCAGAAGCTGCCCGTCTTCACCGCGGCCGGGCTGCCCGCCGCTGAGGTGGCCGCCCGGATCGCCATCCAGGCCCGGGTGCCCGGCGAGGCCAGACACGACAACCAGGCCGACGGGACCGAGGGAGTAGTGGTCGTCTTCGCAGCGATGGGCGTCACGCGCCGCGAGGCCGACTTCTTCCGGGACCAGTTCGCCACCAGCGCATCAGGGCACCGCAATGTGCTGTTGCTCAACCTGGCCGACGACCCCACCATCGAGCGGTTGCTCACCCCCCGGGTGGCGCTGACGCTGGCCGAGTACCTCGCCTTCGAGAAGCACCTGCACGTCCTGGTGATCCTCACCGACATCACCGCGTACTGCGAGGCGCTGCGCGAGATCGCCGCGGCCCGCGAGGAGATGCCGGGGCGGCGCGGCTACCCCGGCTACATGTACACCGATCTGGCCTCCCTCTTCGAGCGGGCGGGACGGGTGCACGGCTCGACCGGCTCCTTGACCCAGCTGTCGCTGCTGACCATGCCCGACGGCGACATCACCCACCCGATCCCGGACCTCACCGGCTACATCACCGAGGGACAGGTGGTCCTCTCGCGCGACATGGCCGGACGCGGCGTCGACCCGCCCTTCGACGTCCTGCCGTCGCTGTCGCGGCTGATGAACGCCGGCGTCGGCGCGGGGCGTACGCGGGCCGACCACCGGGGTCTGGCCGACCAGCTCTACGCCTGCTACGCCCGCGGCGTCGAGGTACGGCGCCTGGTCTCGATCGTCGGCGAGAGCGGCCTGACGGCCGAGGACCGCCGCTACCTCGCGTTCGCCCGTCGCTTCGAGGAGGAGTTCGTCGGCCAGGGCGAGGCCCGGCGGACCATCACCCAGACCCTGGACCTGGGCTGGGAACTGCTCGGCGACTTCGAGCCCGACGAGCTAGGCCGGGTCGGGGCCGACCACGTCGCCCAGCACCACCGCACCACCACCACCACCGAGCGCACCGAGAGCACCGCCAAGAGCACCACCTGGAGCCAGCCATGA
- a CDS encoding HAD-IC family P-type ATPase: protein MTAAPVPSTTPHSTPLSNPHAASAEEVAMTLEVDPAQGLSSEEARTRLDRFGPNQLAEPVRRPVLLRFLDQFRSVLILVLIGAAVLAGLVGEIKDTIVIAVVLLINASIGFFQEQRAEKSLEALRNMLSPSARIRRDGRTLVVDAGDLVPGDVVLLEAGDRVPADARLILASSVEVDESALTGESQPVPKRANSTVEHDAPLADRDGMVHMNTALTRGRAEAVVTATGMETSVGAIAEMLATGEEPQTPLQRQLDTLGKRLAVIGLVAVTVYVALALARGEAPSEIALRAVALAVATVPEGLPAVLALTLALGVHRMAGRNAIVKRLASVETLGSATVICSDKTGTLTLNEMTVREVRVGENVLTVHGQGYDTDGEILYSDGAQASLPPLLLDALALCSDAELKADGDGDGDSAGIIGDPTEGALVVLAAKAGLDVTARRQEWPRSAEIPFDADYKYMVTYHDEGPASRVLAKGAADVLLRRCDSWLLGGEEVALTASDRERLDDAIAAMGERGLRVLAVATRLVESPSSEPHSDVASLTLLGLLGIADPPRPEATSAVALCHRAGVGVKMITGDHVATAVAIARELGIEGRAMTGAELSELSTEELADVVDEVAVFARVSPEHKVAIVKALTARGHVVAMTGDGVNDAAALRSAHIGVAMGLTGTEVTKEAGDLILTDDNFTTIVGAVEEGRSIYDNVVKFVRFQLSTNMGAISTFLGASVMGLPAPLTAVQILWVNIIMDGPPAMALGVDPARPGIMSEPPRRSGDQILSPARLIRLARVGLVMAIGTLAVLILAREEWGEAVSLTMAFTTFVLFQLVNALNARAEHVTVFAPHTFTNRWLWVSLTTVALLHIAAVHTTWGQAIFDTVALTPEQWGICIGVALCVLLVEELVKLGHRWGTRRREG, encoded by the coding sequence ATGACCGCGGCACCCGTCCCCAGCACCACCCCGCACAGCACCCCACTCAGCAACCCTCACGCCGCCAGCGCCGAGGAAGTGGCCATGACACTGGAGGTCGACCCCGCCCAAGGCCTGAGCAGCGAGGAGGCCCGGACACGGCTCGACCGGTTCGGCCCCAACCAGCTGGCCGAGCCCGTACGCCGACCGGTGCTGCTGCGCTTCCTCGACCAGTTCCGCAGCGTCCTGATCCTGGTGCTCATCGGTGCCGCGGTCCTCGCGGGCCTCGTGGGTGAGATCAAGGACACCATCGTCATCGCCGTGGTGCTCCTCATCAACGCCAGCATCGGGTTCTTCCAAGAGCAGCGAGCCGAGAAGAGCCTCGAGGCGCTACGCAACATGCTGAGCCCCTCGGCGCGGATCCGGCGCGACGGGCGAACCCTCGTCGTCGACGCCGGCGACCTCGTGCCCGGCGACGTCGTCCTGCTCGAGGCGGGCGACCGGGTGCCCGCGGACGCGCGCCTAATCCTCGCCTCCTCGGTGGAGGTCGACGAATCGGCCCTGACCGGTGAGTCCCAGCCCGTCCCCAAACGGGCCAACTCGACCGTAGAACACGACGCCCCCCTCGCAGATCGCGACGGCATGGTCCACATGAACACCGCGCTCACCCGCGGACGGGCCGAAGCGGTCGTGACCGCCACCGGCATGGAGACCTCCGTCGGCGCCATCGCCGAGATGCTCGCCACTGGCGAGGAGCCGCAGACCCCCCTGCAGCGGCAGCTCGACACCCTGGGCAAGCGGCTGGCCGTGATCGGGCTCGTCGCCGTGACGGTGTACGTCGCGCTGGCCCTGGCGCGGGGCGAGGCCCCCTCCGAGATCGCCCTGCGAGCCGTGGCGCTCGCGGTGGCGACCGTCCCGGAGGGCCTGCCGGCCGTACTGGCGCTGACGCTCGCGCTCGGCGTGCACCGGATGGCGGGCCGCAACGCGATCGTCAAGCGGCTGGCCTCGGTCGAGACACTGGGCTCGGCCACCGTCATCTGCAGCGACAAGACCGGCACCCTGACCCTCAACGAGATGACGGTCCGCGAGGTACGCGTGGGCGAGAACGTGCTCACGGTCCACGGCCAGGGATACGACACCGACGGCGAAATCCTCTACTCCGACGGCGCGCAAGCAAGCCTGCCGCCGCTGCTGCTCGACGCACTCGCCCTGTGCAGCGACGCCGAACTCAAGGCGGACGGCGACGGGGATGGGGATAGCGCCGGCATCATCGGCGACCCGACCGAGGGTGCGCTGGTCGTGCTGGCGGCCAAGGCGGGGCTCGACGTGACGGCGCGCCGTCAGGAGTGGCCGCGATCGGCGGAGATCCCCTTCGACGCCGACTACAAGTACATGGTCACCTACCACGACGAGGGTCCCGCTTCCCGCGTGCTGGCCAAGGGCGCGGCCGACGTGCTGCTGCGGCGTTGCGACTCGTGGCTGCTCGGCGGCGAGGAGGTTGCGCTCACCGCGTCCGACCGAGAGCGACTCGACGACGCCATCGCGGCAATGGGCGAGCGCGGACTGCGCGTGCTGGCCGTGGCCACCCGCCTGGTCGAGTCACCGTCATCCGAGCCACACTCCGACGTTGCGTCGCTGACCCTGCTCGGCCTGCTCGGGATCGCCGACCCACCGCGGCCCGAGGCGACCTCGGCGGTGGCCCTGTGCCACCGGGCCGGTGTGGGGGTGAAGATGATCACCGGCGACCACGTCGCGACCGCCGTCGCCATCGCCCGCGAGCTCGGCATCGAGGGCCGCGCGATGACCGGCGCCGAGCTCTCCGAGCTGTCGACCGAGGAGCTGGCCGACGTCGTCGACGAGGTGGCGGTGTTCGCCCGGGTGTCTCCCGAGCACAAGGTCGCCATCGTGAAGGCGCTCACCGCGCGGGGCCATGTCGTGGCCATGACTGGTGATGGCGTCAACGACGCCGCGGCGCTGCGCTCGGCGCACATCGGCGTGGCCATGGGTCTGACGGGAACCGAGGTCACCAAGGAGGCGGGCGACCTCATCCTCACCGACGACAACTTCACCACCATCGTCGGCGCCGTCGAGGAGGGTCGCTCGATCTACGACAACGTGGTGAAGTTCGTGCGCTTCCAGCTCTCCACCAACATGGGCGCCATCTCGACCTTCCTCGGCGCCTCGGTGATGGGGCTGCCGGCCCCGTTGACGGCCGTGCAGATCCTGTGGGTCAACATCATCATGGACGGCCCGCCCGCAATGGCGCTGGGCGTGGACCCGGCCCGGCCGGGGATCATGTCCGAGCCCCCGCGACGCAGCGGCGATCAGATCCTCTCCCCGGCGCGACTGATCAGGCTGGCCCGCGTGGGCCTGGTGATGGCGATCGGCACCCTCGCGGTCCTCATCCTCGCCCGCGAGGAGTGGGGCGAGGCCGTCAGCCTGACCATGGCCTTCACCACCTTCGTGCTCTTCCAGCTCGTCAACGCGCTCAACGCACGCGCGGAGCACGTCACCGTGTTCGCACCGCACACCTTCACCAACCGGTGGCTGTGGGTGTCCCTGACGACGGTGGCCCTGCTGCACATCGCAGCCGTGCACACGACGTGGGGCCAGGCGATCTTCGACACCGTCGCCCTCACACCCGAGCAGTGGGGAATCTGCATCGGAGTGGCGCTGTGCGTGCTGTTGGTCGAGGAGCTCGTCAAGCTCGGCCACCGCTGGGGCACGCGTCGACGAGAAGGCTGA
- a CDS encoding ATPase (produces ATP from ADP in the presence of a proton gradient across the membrane; subunit C is part of the membrane proton channel F0) — METGLIALGAGLAVGLAALATGYAQARIGAAAMGAIAEKPELAGRAILLVAIPETLVILGFAVAAMIVLLLGG, encoded by the coding sequence ATGGAAACCGGACTCATCGCCCTCGGAGCAGGACTCGCCGTCGGCCTCGCCGCCCTCGCCACCGGCTACGCCCAGGCGCGGATCGGCGCGGCGGCCATGGGAGCCATCGCCGAGAAGCCCGAGCTCGCCGGTCGGGCCATCCTGCTCGTGGCCATCCCCGAGACGCTCGTCATCCTGGGCTTCGCGGTCGCGGCCATGATCGTGCTCCTGCTGGGCGGCTGA
- a CDS encoding winged helix-turn-helix domain-containing protein → MTRDDWTFLSNHGHVLVALARDPDARTRDIADAVGITERAVQQIVADLVEHGYVDKEKVGRRNRYRVTRDSHFRHDLESGVTIGAFVDLVNKTTATP, encoded by the coding sequence ATGACCCGCGACGACTGGACCTTCCTCTCCAACCACGGCCACGTCCTGGTCGCCCTCGCGCGCGACCCGGACGCGCGGACCCGCGACATCGCCGACGCCGTCGGCATCACCGAGAGGGCGGTGCAGCAGATCGTCGCGGACCTGGTCGAGCACGGCTACGTGGACAAGGAGAAGGTGGGTCGGCGCAACCGGTACCGGGTCACCCGCGACTCCCACTTCCGCCACGACCTCGAGTCCGGAGTCACCATCGGCGCCTTCGTCGACCTCGTCAACAAGACCACCGCCACCCCTTGA
- a CDS encoding V-type ATPase subunit codes for MTAPLYVAGSTALRARMSRLTPDGAGQGDREESEEMRRLPQLFVGEARAVAQVLTGRHDLRDALALLRGAASGLPPEDRLRGVRAVGAITPERAAELAHTRDEAGVVALLERLRLPTPITAAALPRLWSRFELHRDVEELELAVTATAHAEWGERAAHPRSRPVADLLARERDQRNLLIALARSDVDPGRLMPLGRLGVRDLEHAITGRWAPVLGVYPRWRAAAAAYELHGDLGHLDRDLHDEATAGAAARLRRGDAESADPLVGYVLLLEERARRHRRAGLILVTGGADRRTP; via the coding sequence ATGACGGCACCGCTGTACGTCGCCGGCTCGACGGCCCTGCGGGCCCGGATGTCGCGCCTGACCCCGGACGGAGCAGGCCAGGGTGATCGCGAGGAGAGCGAGGAGATGCGTCGGCTGCCGCAGCTGTTCGTGGGCGAGGCACGCGCGGTGGCACAGGTGCTGACGGGACGACACGACCTGCGCGACGCCCTCGCGCTGCTGCGCGGCGCGGCCTCGGGCCTCCCGCCTGAAGACCGGCTCCGGGGGGTGCGCGCGGTCGGTGCCATCACCCCCGAGCGGGCCGCCGAGCTCGCCCACACGCGGGACGAGGCGGGCGTCGTCGCCCTCCTCGAACGGCTGCGGCTGCCGACGCCGATCACGGCGGCGGCCCTGCCTCGGCTGTGGTCACGCTTCGAGCTGCACCGCGACGTCGAGGAGCTCGAGCTCGCAGTGACGGCCACGGCGCACGCCGAGTGGGGCGAACGCGCGGCCCACCCGCGTTCGCGTCCCGTCGCGGACCTCCTCGCCCGCGAGCGGGACCAGCGCAACCTGCTCATCGCGCTGGCCCGGTCGGACGTCGACCCCGGCCGGCTGATGCCGCTCGGGCGCCTCGGCGTCCGCGACCTGGAGCACGCGATCACTGGGCGCTGGGCTCCCGTTCTCGGCGTCTACCCACGCTGGCGGGCCGCCGCAGCGGCGTACGAGTTGCACGGGGATCTCGGCCATCTCGACCGGGACCTGCACGACGAGGCCACCGCCGGCGCCGCCGCGCGGCTGCGCCGCGGCGACGCCGAGAGCGCCGACCCGCTGGTGGGCTACGTGCTGCTGCTCGAGGAGCGCGCGCGCCGACACCGCCGAGCCGGACTGATCCTCGTCACCGGCGGAGCGGACCGGAGGACCCCGTGA